The Pirellulimonas nuda genome includes a region encoding these proteins:
- a CDS encoding transposase — translation MSRSEAMGMGRRERDRQDVLFVTAEQLPKSQGHAFYKRLNRLLSEAGFDREVEKLCEPYYQPTGTRGRPSVPPGVYFRMLMVGYFEGIGSQRGIAWRCADSLSLREFLGVPLTEATPDHSTLSRVRDRLPLEVHQEVFRLVLQLAAQQGLLKGKTVAVDSTTLEADAAMKSPPSADAARHRRGLEGVRHWLDEEGRSDRKRRRAERRRGPPLR, via the coding sequence TTGAGCAGGAGCGAAGCGATGGGGATGGGAAGGCGAGAGCGGGATCGGCAGGACGTGTTGTTCGTGACGGCAGAGCAGCTGCCCAAGAGTCAGGGGCACGCGTTCTACAAGCGGCTCAATAGGCTGCTTTCCGAGGCGGGCTTCGACCGCGAGGTCGAGAAGCTGTGCGAGCCGTACTACCAGCCGACCGGCACGCGTGGGCGGCCGTCGGTCCCGCCGGGAGTCTACTTCCGGATGTTGATGGTGGGTTACTTCGAGGGGATCGGTTCACAGCGGGGCATCGCGTGGCGGTGCGCCGACAGCCTCAGCCTGCGGGAGTTCCTGGGCGTTCCGCTGACCGAGGCGACCCCCGATCACTCGACGCTCAGCCGGGTCCGCGACCGCCTGCCGCTGGAAGTCCACCAGGAAGTGTTCCGACTGGTGCTGCAACTGGCGGCGCAGCAGGGGCTGCTAAAAGGCAAGACGGTAGCGGTCGATTCGACTACCCTTGAAGCCGATGCGGCGATGAAGAGTCCGCCTTCGGCGGATGCGGCGCGACACAGGCGAGGACTGGAAGGCGTACGTCATTGGCTTGATGAAGAAGGAAGGAGTGATCGAAAAAGAAGACGAGCCGAGCGACGACGAGGTCCGCCGCTTCGATAA
- a CDS encoding molybdopterin converting factor, producing the protein MKILVINNDGAGFADYVHIEPGTSVRKLFERQVRDPRPENYLIRVNRLPAPADQVLEEGDRISFTPVKIEGA; encoded by the coding sequence GTGAAAATCCTCGTCATCAACAACGACGGCGCCGGCTTCGCCGACTACGTGCACATCGAGCCCGGCACGTCGGTCCGCAAGCTGTTCGAGCGGCAGGTCCGCGACCCGCGGCCCGAGAACTACCTGATCCGCGTCAACCGCTTGCCGGCGCCGGCGGACCAGGTCCTCGAAGAAGGGGACCGCATCAGCTTCACGCCGGTGAAGATCGAAGGGGCCTAA
- a CDS encoding YfbM family protein, whose protein sequence is MACRGVHFALTDEQRNQLLALVESQGDVIEFIQEDIEEQWDTEWLCETDKAWDAIHRCLTDGTLSEDDSTPFHWCVLNGSQMYVGDDYVVSFVDVPNVKQVSEAIAPLSESEFRSRYDAIDQEDYGMPLSDEDFEYTWSYFSALRDLFSRAATANRSVLFSVDQ, encoded by the coding sequence ATGGCCTGCCGTGGTGTCCACTTTGCCCTGACTGACGAGCAACGCAACCAGTTGCTTGCACTCGTTGAATCACAGGGCGACGTCATCGAGTTCATCCAAGAGGACATCGAAGAACAATGGGACACGGAGTGGCTGTGCGAAACTGACAAGGCATGGGACGCCATACACCGCTGCCTCACAGACGGCACGCTCTCGGAAGATGACTCAACGCCATTCCATTGGTGTGTCCTCAACGGTTCACAGATGTACGTCGGGGATGATTACGTTGTCTCTTTCGTCGATGTCCCGAACGTCAAACAGGTCTCCGAGGCAATCGCACCGCTCAGCGAATCCGAATTCCGATCTCGCTACGATGCTATCGACCAAGAAGACTACGGCATGCCATTGTCGGATGAGGATTTCGAGTATACTTGGTCGTACTTTTCCGCGCTTCGCGATCTTTTCAGTCGGGCGGCGACTGCCAATCGATCGGTGCTGTTTAGCGTCGACCAGTGA
- a CDS encoding transposase — MKKEGVIEKEDEPSDDEVRRFDKKRKNKKVSNAEWVSTTDPSARITKLKDGRTHLAYKAEHVVDIDTELILAAEVYHGDHSDTKTLCDSVMEAQTHLSEAGLEAQIEEAVADKGYHAAEQLELVTSVGVRTYVPEPKRRGESRLSAKPVEQQRAVKGNRRRTKTAKNKRLQRLRSERVERSFAHVCDTGGSRRTWLRGIDKVRKRLLTSALVRNLGLVMRKLFGIGTPRGLQGEGGSAGLMQLAWLLIAAMKNLWDTHARLGARPTESRLQLLTVGGPQEYALRSTGC; from the coding sequence ATGAAGAAGGAAGGAGTGATCGAAAAAGAAGACGAGCCGAGCGACGACGAGGTCCGCCGCTTCGATAAGAAGCGGAAGAACAAGAAGGTCTCGAACGCCGAGTGGGTCAGCACGACCGACCCGAGCGCACGGATCACCAAGCTCAAGGACGGCCGCACGCATTTGGCGTACAAGGCGGAGCACGTGGTCGATATCGATACGGAGCTGATCTTGGCGGCAGAGGTCTATCACGGCGACCACAGCGACACGAAGACCCTCTGCGACAGTGTGATGGAGGCGCAGACGCACCTGTCAGAGGCTGGGCTGGAAGCGCAGATCGAAGAAGCGGTTGCCGACAAGGGCTACCACGCTGCCGAGCAGCTGGAACTGGTCACGTCGGTCGGGGTGCGGACGTATGTGCCGGAGCCCAAGCGCCGCGGCGAGTCGCGTCTGAGCGCCAAGCCAGTCGAGCAGCAGCGCGCGGTGAAGGGTAACCGCCGGCGGACCAAGACCGCCAAGAACAAACGGCTCCAGCGGCTGAGGAGTGAACGGGTCGAGCGCAGCTTCGCCCACGTGTGCGACACCGGCGGGTCACGCCGCACATGGCTGCGGGGGATCGACAAGGTGAGGAAGCGGTTACTGACGTCGGCGCTGGTGCGGAACCTGGGCCTGGTAATGCGGAAGCTGTTCGGGATCGGCACGCCGAGGGGCCTGCAGGGCGAAGGTGGCTCCGCCGGGCTTATGCAGCTCGCCTGGCTTCTCATCGCGGCGATGAAGAACTTGTGGGACACACATGCTCGCCTGGGAGCCCGGCCTACAGAGTCACGCCTCCAACTGCTCACAGTTGGCGGGCCGCAGGAGTATGCGCTTAGATCAACGGGCTGCTAG
- a CDS encoding DUF7453 family protein, whose amino-acid sequence MPPVASAQLIFETRALAGTDGPLGPGLGTGVHFSDLDSAPVINSAGQTAFRGELIGVGVNGLNASGIWSEGGGSGLALVARKGNPAPGTTGAVSFGSFNTPVLNSGGQTSFRGFLNGAGVTTADDRGIWSEGGGSGLALIAREGGQAPGTAAGVKFNSFNEPMLNGAGQTAFHGVISGPGMTRVNNLGIWSDGGGLGLALVARAGSQAPGMAAGVNFVNISIPALNGAGQTAFVSGLTGTGVTSANDSSIWSEGVESGLAPVAREGSQAPGMIADVNFGDFTSSIPALNDRGQTAFIGGLTGVEVTGANDTGIWSEGGGSGLALVARKGSHAPGTTAGVSFISFESPLLNSVGQTAFIGGLTGAGVTHANNEGIWSEAGGSGLALVAREGSQAPGAAPGVIFNSLEAFNSKPVLNGLGQTAFLGFLTGAGVTGANNSGIWATDLDGLLQLIVREGNLFDVSNDPLSPDLRTISDLSLVTNSGGEDGRPTSFNDAGQVAFRAGFTDGSQGIFVANTLASPATLAGDYNNDG is encoded by the coding sequence ATGCCTCCAGTCGCCTCGGCCCAGCTCATCTTTGAGACTCGCGCCCTGGCCGGCACCGATGGCCCGCTGGGCCCGGGGCTGGGGACCGGCGTGCACTTCAGCGACTTGGACAGCGCCCCCGTGATCAACAGCGCGGGGCAGACCGCGTTCAGGGGCGAACTCATCGGCGTGGGGGTGAATGGCTTGAATGCCAGCGGCATCTGGTCCGAGGGGGGCGGATCGGGCCTGGCCCTGGTTGCCCGCAAGGGCAATCCAGCCCCGGGCACGACCGGGGCCGTGAGCTTCGGAAGCTTCAACACCCCCGTGCTCAATAGCGGGGGGCAGACCTCGTTCCGCGGTTTCCTCAACGGCGCGGGGGTGACGACGGCGGACGACCGCGGCATCTGGTCTGAGGGGGGTGGGTCGGGCCTAGCCCTGATCGCCCGCGAGGGCGGCCAAGCGCCGGGCACGGCTGCCGGCGTCAAGTTCAACTCTTTCAACGAACCAATGCTCAATGGTGCAGGGCAGACCGCGTTTCACGGCGTGATCTCTGGCCCGGGAATGACCCGCGTGAACAATTTGGGCATCTGGTCTGATGGCGGCGGGTTAGGCCTGGCACTCGTCGCACGCGCAGGCAGCCAAGCCCCGGGAATGGCCGCCGGCGTGAATTTCGTAAATATCAGCATCCCCGCCCTCAACGGCGCCGGGCAGACCGCGTTCGTCAGCGGCCTTACCGGCACGGGGGTTACCAGCGCGAACGACAGCAGCATCTGGTCCGAGGGGGTCGAGTCGGGCCTAGCCCCAGTTGCCCGCGAGGGCAGCCAAGCTCCGGGTATGATCGCCGACGTAAACTTCGGAGACTTCACCTCCAGCATCCCTGCGCTCAACGACAGAGGGCAGACCGCGTTCATCGGCGGCCTCACCGGCGTGGAGGTCACCGGCGCGAACGACACTGGCATTTGGTCCGAGGGAGGTGGATCGGGCCTAGCCCTGGTCGCCCGTAAGGGCAGCCATGCCCCGGGCACGACCGCCGGCGTGAGCTTCATCAGCTTTGAGAGTCCTTTGCTCAACAGCGTGGGGCAGACCGCGTTCATCGGCGGCCTCACCGGCGCGGGAGTGACTCACGCAAACAACGAAGGCATCTGGTCCGAGGCGGGCGGGTCGGGCTTGGCCCTGGTTGCCCGCGAGGGCAGCCAAGCCCCGGGTGCGGCCCCCGGCGTGATCTTCAACAGCCTCGAAGCCTTCAACAGCAAACCCGTGCTCAACGGCTTGGGACAGACGGCGTTCCTCGGTTTTCTTACCGGCGCGGGGGTGACCGGTGCGAACAATTCCGGCATCTGGGCGACCGACCTCGATGGCCTGCTGCAACTAATCGTCCGCGAGGGCAACCTCTTCGATGTCAGCAACGACCCGCTCAGCCCGGACTTGCGCACCATCTCCGACCTCTCGCTGGTCACCAACTCCGGCGGCGAAGACGGCCGACCCACCAGCTTCAACGACGCTGGCCAGGTCGCTTTTCGAGCCGGCTTCACCGACGGGTCCCAAGGCATCTTCGTCGCCAACACCCTCGCTAGTCCCGCCACCCTCGCCGGCGACTACAACAACGATGGGTAG